The Candida dubliniensis CD36 chromosome 5, complete sequence genome has a window encoding:
- a CDS encoding acid sphingomyelin phosphodiesterase, putative (Similar to Rattus norvegicus Smpdl3b), with protein MCGGRKNKNNQTNKKKKEEGKIQNFTKSVAKLQKMIQSIIIILFSIYQFIYSYNEHIINYYPPTELAISDEEIVNRAIQELHNIDAANDLNECMTCKTRLQVAKFISLTRPDLVPQIFSTWCVESGYDEIQCHMNYGYPSEDYCTMGNDFTKMVSLMNPSGLDGDYFCYYHDNNCGILPETPLVDMSRLWPSKPRNYLPPDNSGETFHVLHISDINLQSDYKMFAEANCTQSLCCSPHCRNLQNSAPNFNENLEGGYFDSSYSRNHFEKGSYMDITKIKKPTWRPARQFGEYSCDSPTLLLNSTMQGIRDLHQNHLSFEFALFTGGTVDHSDRSFMSKNKNIMSQDISYRILKHYLDTVDVIPTFGTRDIFPMNQLPQKNLTENSNSYQWQFDFLADLWSELGWIDHESSKQIRYSQIGYSLITSRGLKIICLNSNVWNVKNLYTFWEVLSIDSFGIWKFLIEELIESERIHQRVWIVAHLPTNHQSLPLPTKVFAQIMERFSPQVIAAIFFGHIQVDTFMIQYGGDGTDNKELEKAINHAIVGPSISPYSGVNPAWRYYAIDSKSFSVVNAFTYYTKLDNTFINDGAEPVWEFGYSARDVYDPEQMWPMEWCLNTEWWHHVSEKIKKVPEMDLMYQRLETRWFSQNEFDSNSYCKVTSFTMEAKKQCMLTGDQDDYVEPKQPNDYVPFIHVGSKIEYIDKQVAYPPEVEEEVEVDVEEEEEEFESEEVDEDYQPGKKLGTKGNNTNVDQGLNDGGGGEGGGGGDKKNKGKGGLIGKEIEEQNYTVANDNSLISRFQRKPQGKSLGLKIKNRHRVPIAQL; from the coding sequence atgtgtggGGGTaggaaaaataaaaataaccaaacaaacaaaaaaaaaaaggaagaaggAAAAATCCAAAACTTTACCAAACTGGTTGCAAAACTTCAAAAGATGATTCAAtccataataataatcttattttccatttatcaattcatttattcatATAATGAAcatatcatcaattattatccaCCCACTGAATTAGCCATatctgatgaagaaattgtaAATAGAGCAATTCAAGAATTACATAATATTGATGCCGCCaatgatttaaatgaatGTATGACATGTAAAACTCGATTACAAGTTGCTAAATTCATTAGTTTGACTCGTCCTGATTTAGTTCCACAAATCTTTTCTACTTGGTGTGTTGAATCTGGTTATGATGAAATTCAATGTCATATGAATTATGGTTATCCCAGTGAAGATTATTGTACTATGGGTAATGATTTTACTAAAATGGTTAGTCTTATGAATCCATCAGGTTTAGATGgtgattatttttgttattatcatgataataattgtgGAATATTACCTGAAACTCCCCTTGTTGATATGAGTAGATTATGGCCTCTGAAACCACGTAATTATTTACCGCCAGATAATAGTGGTGAAACATTTCATGTGTTACACATTAGTGATATTAATCTTCAACTGGATTATAAAATGTTTGCTGAAGCTAATTGTACTCAAAGTTTATGTTGTTCTCCTCATTGTagaaatttacaaaattcaGCTCctaattttaatgaaaacTTGGAAGGAGGATATTTTGATAGTAGTTATAGTAGAAaccattttgaaaaagGTTCATATATGGATATcaccaaaattaaaaaaccAACTTGGAGACCAGCTCGACAATTTGGAGAATATAGTTGTGATTCTCCAACATTGTTATTAAATAGTACCATGCAAGGTATACGTGATTTAcatcaaaatcatctttcatttgaatttgcATTATTCACTGGAGGTACTGTTGATCATTCTGATAGACTGTTTATGagtaaaaataaaaatattatgTCTCAAGATATTAGTTATAGAATTCTTAAACATTATTTAGATACGGTTGATGTGATCCCCACATTTGGTACAAGAGACATTTTCCCCATGAATCAATTGCcgcaaaaaaatttaacagaaaattccaattcttATCAATGgcaatttgattttcttgcTGATCTTTGGCTGGAATTAGGTTGGATTGATCATGAATCTTCTAAACAAATTAGATATTCTCAAATTGgttattcattaattacTTCTCGAGgtttaaaaattatatgTTTAAATTCCAATGTTTGGAATGTGAAAAACTTGTATACATTTTGGGAagttttatcaattgattcatttggTATATGGAAATTTcttattgaagaattaattgaaagtGAAAGAATTCATCAACGTGTATGGATAGTGGCTCATTTACCAACTAATCATCaatcattaccattaccaacCAAAGTATTTGCCCAAATCATGGAACGATTTTCTCCACAAGTGATTGCTGCCATTTTTTTCGGTCATATTCAAGTTGATACATTTATGATTCAATATGGTGGAGATGGAACTGATAACAAGGAATTGGAAAAAGCTATTAATCATGCAATTGTTGGTCCTCTGATTAGTCCATATCTGGGAGTGAATCCTGCTTGGAGATATTATGCCATCGATCTGAAAAGTTTTAGTGTTGTTAATGCTTTTACTTATTATACCAAATTAGATAATACATTTATCAATGATGGTGCCGAACCAGTTTGGGAATTTGGATATTCTGCTCGTGATGTATATGATCCTGAACAAATGTGGCCCATGGAATGGTGTTTAAATACTGAATGGTGGCATCATGTCagtgaaaaaatcaaaaaagtACCAGAAATGGATTTAATGTATCAACGATTAGAGACTCGATGGTTTTCTCAAAATGAATTCGATAGCAATAGTTATTGTAAAGTGACTAGTTTTACCATGGAAGCTAAAAAACAATGTATGTTAACTGGAGATCAAGATGATTATGTTGAACCAAAACAACCTAATGATTATGTTCCATTTATTCATGTTGGAAGTAAAATTGAATACATTGATAAACAAGTAGCATATCCCCCtgaagtagaagaagaagtagaagTAGAcgtagaagaagaagaagaagaatttgagTCTGAAGAAGTTGACGAAGATTATCAACCTGGAAAAAAATTAGGCACCAAGGGAAATAACACTAATGTTGACCAGGGTTTGaatgatggtggtggtggcgaaggtggtggtggtggtgacaagaaaaacaaaggaAAAGGAGGATTAATTGggaaagaaattgaagaacaaAATTATACTGTTGCTAATGATAATTCTCTTATTTCAAGATTTCAAAGAAAACCTCAAGGTAAATCTCTTggattaaaaattaaaaatcgTCACCGAGTTCCAATTGCTCAATTGTGA